One genomic window of Mercenaria mercenaria strain notata chromosome 2, MADL_Memer_1, whole genome shotgun sequence includes the following:
- the LOC128550076 gene encoding uncharacterized protein LOC128550076, whose product MKGRTEPDKYLSIILDGMDQKKTELPHYLYLSSFVSSLWKLKTHLVGVIVHGIGNYGFFDYYQYPHGSNLTIHCLLSTLYMQKDSLPDTLYLQMDNCARENKNRYILGFLCLLVEKDIFKKVKLSFLMVGHTHEDIDQMFSRFSVRLRRTPAMTLDKLMSIFEKCTTPKPLSVECDNVYNVTEWLQEYLNPISGQSRPHVFRITKGETGKAEICWKNWTTDKEYNKSIGDLPHLLKAIPDGSPNCLQESFEKIDVEVLKRDIEKAAPFFPKPEERQWWTSFFEKIGTI is encoded by the exons ATGAAAGGGCGAACAGAACCAGACAAATACCTGTCAATAATTTTGGATGGGATGGATCAAAAGAAAACTGAATTACCGCATTATTTATACCTAAGCTCATTTGTCTCCAGTCTTTGGAAACTAAAAACACACTTGGTTGGTGTCATAGTGCACGGAATCGGAAATTACGGATTTTTCGATTATTATCAGTATCCGCATGGGAGCAACTTGACGATCCACTGCCTTCTATCAACTTTGTACATGCAGAAAGACTCATTACCAGATACCTTATACCTTCAAATGGATAACTGTGCCAGAGAAAATAAGAACag ATACATATTGGGATTCCTTTGTTTGCTGGTGgaaaaagacattttcaaaaagGTTAAACTGTCATTTTTAATGGTAGGACATACACATGAGGATATAGATCAGATGTTTTCTCG TTTCTCAGTGAGATTGAGGCGAACACCAGCTATGACACTGGACAAACTCATGAGCATCTTTGAGAAATGCACTACACCAAAACCATTAAGTGTGGAATGCGACAATGTATATAATGTCACAGAATGGTTGCAG GAATATTTGAATCCGATCAGCGGACAGTCCAGACCACATGTGTTCAGAATAACGAAAGGTGAAACTGGAAAAGCAGAAATTTGCTGGAAAAATTGGACAACTGACAAA gAATACAATAAAAGTATAGGAGATCTGCCACACTTACTGAAGGCAATACCTGACGGATCTCCGAACTGCCTTCAAGAATCATTTGAGAAAATTGATGTAGAAGTGCTGAAAAGAGATATAGAAAAGGCTGCACCATTCTTTCCAAAACCAGAAGAAAGACAATGGTGGACCAGCTTCTTTGAAAAAATTGGTACAATTTAA